The following are from one region of the Lynx canadensis isolate LIC74 chromosome D4, mLynCan4.pri.v2, whole genome shotgun sequence genome:
- the LOC115499084 gene encoding interferon omega-1-like has product MALLRPLLTALALLTCRPGGSLGCALPGSHAQVSRDNLVLLGQMRRLSPFLCLRARKDFRFPREMLEGGQLREAQAAAAVLRELLQQTFNLLHTERSSAAWSPAPLHGLRSGLHRQLEALDACLVQAAGEGERAPGMQGPALAIKRYFQDIRVYLEDEGYSDCAWEIVRLEIMRALSSSATLQDSLAIKDGDLGSP; this is encoded by the coding sequence ATGGCTCTCCTGCGCCCTCTGCTGACCGCCCTGGCGCTGCTCACCTGCCGCCCTGGAGGCTCTCTGGGCTGTGCCCTGCCTGGGAGCCACGCGCAGGTTAGCAGGGACAACTTGGTGCTCCTGGGCCAGATGCGGAGACTGTCCCCTTTCTTGTGCCTGCGGGCCAGAAAAGACTTCCGCTTCCCCCGGGAGATGCTGGAGGGCGGCCAGCTCCGGGAGGCCcaggccgccgccgccgtccTGCGGGAGCTGCTCCAGCAGACCTTCAACCTGTTGCACACGGAGCGCTCCTCGGCGGCCTGGAGCCCCGCGCCGCTGCACGGACTCCGCTCTGGCCTCCACCGGCAGCTGGAAGCCCTGGACGCCTGCTTGGTGCAGGCCGCGGGCGAGGGAGAGCGCGCCCCGGGGATGCAAGGCCCTGCCCTGGCCATCAAGAGGTACTTCCAGGACATCCGCGTCTACCTGGAGGACGAGGGATACAGTGACTGCGCCTGGGAAATTGTCAGGCTGGAAATCATGAGAGCCTTGTCCTCCTCGGCGACCTTGCAAGACAGCTTGGCCATCAAGGATGGAGACCTGGGGTCACCTTGA
- the LOC115499552 gene encoding interferon alpha-like: MALPSSFLVALVALGCNSVCSLGCDLPQTHGLLNRRALTLLGQMRRLPASSCQKDRNDFAFPQDVFGGEQSHKAQALSVVHATNQKIFHFFCTEASSSAAWNTTLLEEFCTGLDWQLTRLEACVVQEVGEGEAPLTSEDSILRNYFQRLSLYLQEKKYSPCAWEIVRAEIMRSLYYSSIALQKRLRSEK; this comes from the coding sequence ATGGCGCTGCCCTCTTCCTTCTTGGTGGCCCTGGTGGCGCTGGGCTGCAACTCCGTCTGCTCTCTGGGCTGTGACCTGCCTCAGACCCATGGCCTGCTGAACAGAAGGGCCTTGACGCTCCTGGGACAAATGAGGAGACTCCCTGCCAGCTCCTGCCAGAAGGACAGAAATGACTTCGCCTTCCCCCAGGACGTGTTTGGTGGAGAGCAGTCCCACAAGGCCCAAGCCCTCTCTGTGGTGCACGCGACGAACCAGAAGATCTTCCACTTCTTCTGCACAGAGGCGTCCTCGTCTGCTGCTTGGAACACCACCCTCCTGGAGGAATTCTGCACGGGACTTGATTGGCAGCTGACCCGCCTGGAAGCCTGTGTCgtgcaggaggtgggggagggagaggctccCCTCACGAGCGAGGACTCCATCCTGAGGAACTACTTCCAAAGACTCTCCCTCTACCTGCAAGAGAAGAAATACAGCCCTTGTGCCTGGGAGATCGTCAGAGCAGAAATCATGAGATCCTTGTATTATTCATCAATAGCCTTGCAGAAAAGATTAAGGAGCGAGAAATGA